A stretch of DNA from Granulicella pectinivorans:
CGCCGACCCCATGGAGGCCACCTCCATCGCCATGCGCGAGGTCACCTCGGCCGTCATCGCAACGTCGCTGGTGCTCATCTCCGTGTTCGTGCCGGTCAGCTTCTTCCCCGGCACCACCGGCATCCTCTACAAGCAGTTCTCGCTGACGATCGCCTTCTCCATCGCCATCTCGGCCTTCAACGCCCTTACCCTGTCCCCCGCGCTCGCCGGCATCCTGCTGCGCAAGGAGCAGCACAAGACCGGCATCCAGGGCTTCATCCTCAACCCCATCGACAGGGCCATCAAGAAGGTCATCTCCTGGTACGCCATCGTCGTCACCTGGGTCGTCAAGGTCCGCTACGCCGTCCTCGTCCTCTTCTTCGCCTCGCTCGCGGCCACCGGATACATGTACGTCCACGTGCCCACCGCCTTCGTCCCGCAGGAAGACCAGGGCTACTTCCTCATCGTCATCCAGACGCCTCCCGGCGCCTCGCTCAGCTACACCTCCGAGTTCGCCGGCCGCGTCTCCGAGCAGGTCCGCAAGGACAACGACGTCTTCGGCACCTTCTCCGTCATGGGCTTCTCGCTCGCAGGCGGATCGTCGCCCAACTCCGGACTCATCTTCGCCCCGCTCAAACCCAACGACGAGCGCACCAAGCTCGGCAAGGGCCACGACGCCCACTCCATCGTGTCGCGCATCTTCCCGCAGCTCTTCGGCGTCCCCGGCGGCATCGCCTTCGCCACCGAACCACCCGCCATCGCCGGCATCGGAACCCAGGGCGGATTCCAGTTCATCCTCCAGGACTCCGGTCGCAACACCTTCACCGATATCGACCGCATCGCCCACACCCTCGTCGGCGCGGCGCGTTCGCCCGACTCCGGTCTCACCCAGCTCAACACCACCTTCACCGCCAACGATCCCCAGCTTCTCGTCACCATCGACCGCGAGAAAGCCAAGGCCACCGGCGTTCCGCTCTCGCAGATCACCGCAGCCATCGGCACCTTCATGGGTTCCAGCTACATCAACGACTTCGACTTCAACAACCGCTCCTACCGCGTCTACGTCCAGGCCGACCAGCAGTACCGCCGCAACGTCCAGGACCTCCGCGCCTACTACGTCCGCACCGACGCCGGGCAGATGGTACCCCTCTCCAACCTCGTCATGACCAGCGAAACCTCCGGACCGCAGGTCATCAACCACTACAACCTCTTCCGCTCCGCCGAGATCGACGGCTCGCCCGCCCCCGGACTCTCTTCCGGTCAGGGCAACGCCAACATGGTCAAGCTCTTCAACAAGGTCAAGCTGCCCGGCATGAGCTACTCCTGGACCGGCCTCTCGCTCGAAGAAGAAGAGTCCGCCGGCAAAGCGATCATCATCTTCGGACTCGGCCTCCTGGTCGTCTACCTCACCCTCTCCGCCCAGTACGAGAGCTTCGCGCTCCCGTTCATCATCCTCCTGGCCGTCCCCACAGCCATCCTCGGAGCGCTCTCGCTCGTCTCGCTCCGCGGCCTGGTCGACGACGTCTACGTCCAGATCGGTCTCGTCATGCTCATCGGACTCTCGGCCAAGAACTCGATTCTCATCGTCGAGTTCGCCGAGCAGCAGCTCTCCGAGGGCAAGTCGATCATCGACGCCGCCATCACCGCCTCCGAGCTTCGTCTGCGCCCCATCCTGATGACCTCGATCGCCTTCATCCTCGGCGTGCTTCCGCTCTACTTCGCCTCGGGCGCCGGTTCCCTCGGACGCCACTCGGTCGGTACGGCCGTCGTCGGCGGTATGGTGCTCTCCACGTTCCTCAACCTCTTCTTCATCCCGGTCCTCTACGTGATCCTGAAGACCTTCCTCGGCCGCTTCACCCGCACCCCGAAGCCGGCCACCCCTCCCCCAGCCCCAACCCACTAAAACCGCAGCAGACCCATACGCCCCGTGCCGAGCCGTCAAAAGCTCGTACGGGGCGTATCTCTTTCTCAAAAACCTCGTCTAGACCGGAGAGGGGGCAAAATCGGCCTTGTTTCGGCTCCTTTTTCCCGTCTTTTTCGACTTTTCCCCACAGTCTTTTGCTGTCTCCCCGGTCGGGAAACAGTGAAATCCCCCCATCAACGCCCCGATTGCTTTACACTCACCTAGGCGTCCGTTTCGCCAAAGTTTTGTACCGCATAGCCCCAAAGCATCATCCAAGAAAGCAACAGGAGAGATTTCATGGCAGCAGTAGACGAAAAGGTAAAGCAGATTATCGTAGAGCAGCTTCAGGTGGATGAGGCTGAAGTAACCCCGGGCGCAAGCTTCCAGGAAGACCTCGGCGCAGATTCGCTCGACGTCGTTGAGCTCGTGATGCAGTTTGAAGAAGCCTTCGATATCCAGATCCCCGACGAAGACGCCGAGAAGATCAAGACCGTCAAGGATGCCG
This window harbors:
- a CDS encoding acyl carrier protein — encoded protein: MAAVDEKVKQIIVEQLQVDEAEVTPGASFQEDLGADSLDVVELVMQFEEAFDIQIPDEDAEKIKTVKDAVDYIEKNQKGK
- a CDS encoding efflux RND transporter permease subunit — its product is MVEFFIRRPIFATVCALLIVLAGAVSVPSIPISLYPQLAPPQVVVTCNYVGANSKDVESAVTTILEQAINGVEGMRYMSSTSSNDGTSAITVTFNTGYSLDIAAVDVQNRVATAQGRLPAVVNSTGISITKANANFVLAAGFISPDHSLSQSFISNYLDVYVSDALKRVPGVGAVVIFGERKYAMRLWLDPNKLAARGLTALDVTNSLAEQNVEVAAGQLGQTPSDPKQVYQMAVRVTGRFNDPKQFDNIIIKSSAATATAASTTNGAGLVLFKDIGRAELGAENYNTDLKFFANSFGGGEAIGIGIQQLSNANALDVERKCIAVLAELQKSYPPGMKGIVAVDTTTVVSDSIKEVEHTIAEAIIIVIVVIFLFLQDWRATIIPAVTIPVSLIGTFAFIKIFDFSINSLTLFGITLATGLVVDDAIVVIENVQRHLEEGVADPMEATSIAMREVTSAVIATSLVLISVFVPVSFFPGTTGILYKQFSLTIAFSIAISAFNALTLSPALAGILLRKEQHKTGIQGFILNPIDRAIKKVISWYAIVVTWVVKVRYAVLVLFFASLAATGYMYVHVPTAFVPQEDQGYFLIVIQTPPGASLSYTSEFAGRVSEQVRKDNDVFGTFSVMGFSLAGGSSPNSGLIFAPLKPNDERTKLGKGHDAHSIVSRIFPQLFGVPGGIAFATEPPAIAGIGTQGGFQFILQDSGRNTFTDIDRIAHTLVGAARSPDSGLTQLNTTFTANDPQLLVTIDREKAKATGVPLSQITAAIGTFMGSSYINDFDFNNRSYRVYVQADQQYRRNVQDLRAYYVRTDAGQMVPLSNLVMTSETSGPQVINHYNLFRSAEIDGSPAPGLSSGQGNANMVKLFNKVKLPGMSYSWTGLSLEEEESAGKAIIIFGLGLLVVYLTLSAQYESFALPFIILLAVPTAILGALSLVSLRGLVDDVYVQIGLVMLIGLSAKNSILIVEFAEQQLSEGKSIIDAAITASELRLRPILMTSIAFILGVLPLYFASGAGSLGRHSVGTAVVGGMVLSTFLNLFFIPVLYVILKTFLGRFTRTPKPATPPPAPTH